GTCACGACGAGCCCGGCTCGATACGCGAGGTCGAACCACTGGCGCTGGTAGACCGCCCACCGTCTCCACCACGCCCGCAACAACCGGCCCGCGAACCGGTCGAACGTCGGACGATCCAACAAGCACCAGGACGCACCGGCCACCACCGCGATACCGGCGGCACTGAGCACCACCAGGTAACCCAGCCACACCACCGACGCACCCAGCACGACCGTGCTCGTCATCGAACGCGGATGCCGTGCCACCCACTTCCCCGCAGCCCGTGCCGGAGTCGTTCCCACCGCTACCCGTGTGTCCGTCATGTGTGCTCCCCGGAAAAGAAAATGGGGTGCCGGACTCCGATGTGGAATCCGGCACCCTGGTGCCGATGTGTTCTGTTCTGCTGGTCTAGCTGCGCCGTTCGGCCATCTCCAACTGTGCGATGACCTCACCGACCGCGGTTTTCACCGCCTTCAGTTCGGATGCGACTTCTTTCGGTGTTCCGAATTTGCGCAGGACTCGGTTCATCGCGGCCATCGAGGAATCGATCCGCCGCACCGTCCCGTACACGCTCTCGCCCCGTGTCATCACTTGTATCCCTTCGCCACCACGGCCCCGCCGTGTGCAGCCAACGCATCCCGCAACCGGGTCAACGCCACCTGCGCCTGCTGCGCCTGGTCCTCGATATCGGCGAACCGGCGGGCGTCGACGATGTCGTCTTCCAGGAACGCCACCCGGCCCAAGTCCTGGTCCAGCTCATCCACGAACCGCGCCAACACCTCCAGACGTGTCACCGCCGCCGACGCCGGCCCCACCCGCTTGAGAGCCTGCTCAATAGCCACGAAGAACCACCCCTTTCCTTCTCACTCGCCGTCGTCGACGAGATGCCGCCGGCCACCCACGCAGCCGGAACCGTGAAACCAGAAATCCCGATCAGAACGAACCCGCATCATCTGGTCCTCTCAGCATGGACAAGGCCATGAAGACCCCCGAGCCACCAGCAACACCAGCAGACTCGGGGACCAACAAAGCCCTACCGGCACACACATTTCGTGCCGGAAAAAGGCATAGATCGGCCCACTATGGAATTCGTCAAAGAACAAGCAGCCCACGAAAACGGCTTGAGGAATTGCTTTAGATAAGGACCGTCACGCCCGTACGGGCGGAGATCAGATCTGCGGGGTCAGTCCTGCCGCGCGGTAGGCGAGCCCGGAGGCGTAGCGGCCGTTGCGCTCGGTCTGCCACGGCGACACCGTCGCATCGATCAACTGCACGTACGTGCCCTCTTCGAACCCGTCACCGGGGTCTGCGGTGAGGGTCACCTTGATCTCCTCGCCCTTCTCCGCGAACTGGCCTTCCTGCGGGCGCTTCTTCGCGAACAGCGACACCACGAAGTGCTGAACCCCAGACCGGTCCGTGACCACCTCTTCGACGCCGTTGTCGTTCTCCCGCATCTTCAACGCCGGAGACTCCGTCACCATCAACTTGTAGCCCTGCAAGTTCACCGGGATGTTCCGCACTTTGACCTCCAAGCCCCGTCTTCGGGGCTTTCGACTGCCTGACATCAATCAACATACAGGTGTTCTAGTACACCGTCAACTGGTGTTCTGGTACAGCATCAATAGGGCTTGTACCAGGGAAGATGCCGCGAGTAGGGTGCTGTCCTAGAACACCGCGATCCTCTAGCTAGGAGCTGAAGTGCCGACGATCGACCGCGCCGAGCCGCCTTACCTTCAGGTGGTCCGGCACATCCGGGACCGCATCACCAGCGGTGAGCTGAAGGACGGCGACATGATCCCGTCGGCTCGCCAGATCGCGCGGGAGTGGGACGTCAGCCTGGCTACGGCGACGAAGGCTCTGAGCACGCTCCGGACGAGCGGGCTGGTGCGAGGCGTCAAGGGTGTCGGCACCGTCGTGCACACCGAGGGGCAGGCGCATCAGTCCGCGCGTGACCGGACCGTCTCGATCAACCGAACCGGCAAGATCTACCCGCCCGGTCACTACGCCAAGATCCGGTCAGCGCAACTCGTCTCGGCCACGAAGCGGGCCGCTGATGCATTGGGGATCGAGGAAGGCGCGCCGGCCATCCGCCGTCAGCGGACTACCTACCGCGAGGACCACAGCCCGATCTCCACATCGGTTTCGTGGTTCGCGGGTGATCTCGCGGCCCTGGCCCCGTTGCTGCTGACGACCGGCCGCATCGTCCAGGGCACGACGCAGTACGTCGAGGAGCAGACCGGCCGGGGGATCGTCGCGACCTACGTCGAGCACGCCGCAGGCACCGCTTCCGCCGACGACGCGGGAGAACTCGGGGTTCCGGAGGGTTCCCCGGTCCTGCTGAGCCGGAACAGGTTCATCGACGGCAACGGCGCGGTGATCGAGTACGGCGAGTCGACGGCACAGCCGGATCACTGGATTTTCTACGAGTACAGCATCGAAGACGGCGAATAGTAGTCGAACCAATCCGCTGAACAATCGAATCAGCTAGCCAGCGACACCAGTAATGGTGCCGCCGGGGGGAGTTTGTCTTGGATACGACCTATTTTCAGTATCGTGCGGGAATCGTGTCGCAGTCCCACCGGGTTGTGCACTGCGCATTCGGTGAGGCGGAGGAGTCCGCCGCCTGGACTTCATGGTGCAGGCGTGAATTCCCCGGCCACCTGGTCGAGATCACTGCAAAGCCGGGGGAGTGCCCCGAAGCCGGTCAAGCGACACCGTGCGCGCCCTGCGTGCAGTGTCTCCTAGCGTTCACGGCCGCCATCGAAAGTCCGGCAGACGATCCGATGCCGGTTCGTGCTCCTGATGAGAAGCCCGTAGCCGTCATCTTGCGGAAGGCTCAGTGGTTGCTCGATGACGCTGCCGACCACATCAACCAGGGGCGATGTGGGAAGACTGAGTACGCCGAGTTGGCGACGACCTTGGACGACCTGGCGAAGATGATGCGAGAGCGGGCGGAGGTTCCTCATGTCGTCGAAGAGCCGCACGATTGACCGGAGGCGGCACGTCATGGGCAGGCACAGCCAGAGCAAACGCATCATCGGCTACATGACGGTTTGGACCGGCGATCTCAGTAGCGACCTTGCCGAGCCGGTTCCGCTCCGAGAACCGCAGCGTCCGGCCGCACTGGGCGGAGAGTGGGCGGAGCCGACTCCGGAGCTGCTACGCGCGGTGCTCGAAGGTTTGCAAGAACTCTGATTTCTCTAATTCTTCTTTCTGCTTCTGAAGTATCCCTCGCTCTTAATTCGGGTAGCCCATCAGCGCGCACGATGGCGACAAGCCCGTGTAGTAGGATGCGCAGGTCAGAGCCGCCGAGGTGCCCGCGATGAGAGCAGTCGAGGAATTCAATGAAGCACATTCACGCCGGTAAGGTCAGGGACCTTTACGAACTGGACGGCGACATCATCTTGGTCGCGTCCGACCGGGTCTCTGTCTATGACGTGACGCTGCCCACGGCGATCCCCGACAAGGGCGCTCTGCTGACCCAGCTCTCCGCCTGGTGGTTCCGCGAACTCGGCGACGTCGTCCCGAA
This window of the Saccharopolyspora gloriosae genome carries:
- a CDS encoding GntR family transcriptional regulator; amino-acid sequence: MPTIDRAEPPYLQVVRHIRDRITSGELKDGDMIPSARQIAREWDVSLATATKALSTLRTSGLVRGVKGVGTVVHTEGQAHQSARDRTVSINRTGKIYPPGHYAKIRSAQLVSATKRAADALGIEEGAPAIRRQRTTYREDHSPISTSVSWFAGDLAALAPLLLTTGRIVQGTTQYVEEQTGRGIVATYVEHAAGTASADDAGELGVPEGSPVLLSRNRFIDGNGAVIEYGESTAQPDHWIFYEYSIEDGE